GTTTGGTGGCTTTTTGTCCAGAAACCGGAACGATTTCTCATCCGGTTCAAAATACCAATCCTCCGGGACATCGAACCGAACAGCCCCCCGCCCAGCTACAAAGATGCGAGTTCCTGGCGTTGATTTCCAGTTGTGGTCTTCTTTTAACTCTAGGGTTTCTTTAATCCATTGGAGATCGTGCTTTTTGCGCTTGGACATAGCCCCTCCCTTGTTGACCTCATTCTTATTGTGCCGTAGGTTAGGCTTCAATGGCGAATGTGTTACCTTATGAAATTGGTTTACAGTTAAGTGAAACTTACGGATATGTACTTATATCGAAAATCCTCAATCGTTAGAGATAAAGCACTGTCCGTAAACCTTCATCTACTTCTTCTTGCAAGCTGACTGGTAATGCACCAATACGCTCAGTTAAAAATGCTTTGTCTACAGTAAATATCTGGGAGACATTTACAACTGAATCTCTCGGTAAACCCGTCGCGTCACGCGGTAATAAAACATTGCCCGGTGCGTTAGCAAGTTCGATATTAGAAGTAATAATGACAACAATCACTGTCCTGATGCGACTTTGTGTGAATGTATCATCCTGAATAATTAGCACAGGTCTACGATAACCCGGTTCTGAACCAATTGGATCGGGTAGCTGCGCCCACCAAATTTCACCGCGATACACTACCAATTCTCCTTTGGCAGAGACATAAATTGCATTGTTGCCATAACTGTGTCTAAATCTGAAGATTGTTGAGAGTACACTTCGTTTAGTTTCGATAAAGTCCGCTCTCGGTTATATCGCCGCAAATATGCTTTCAATGCTTCGGTATATAGTTCGCTGCGAGACATCCCCAACTGTTGAGCAAGTGCTTCAGCTTCTTCAAAAATTTGGTCTGGAAGAGAAATATCTGTTTTCATAACTAGATTCTTCAAGTAGTTGGTAAATTAGTTATATCAAATTTATACTCAATTGTTCGATATAAAGGTTAACTTTAATAGATTTTTCTTATTGTGTTGTAGGTTGAGTTGAGGGATTGGTGGTGCGATCGCTTATCATGTATCTACACTACTTTATCGTGATTGCCCATGAACTCAGCCCAAGAGTCGATTAGTCTAAACGTTTCTTCAGCCTCTGTTCAGCTAGGAGAAAAAGCAGTTCGATTAGAACTTGGATTACAACTTTACACGCAGAAGGTTTTTAATTTCAATCAGGTACAAAGTTTGTTAATACTGTTAAATTATGTAGTATTTAAAGAAGTGCGCTCGCAACTTTAAATTTAAAGAGCGAGCGCTTAAAAATTAAATAAGCTGTAAAAAAGGGAAGATTTTGATTAGAAATGAGTAATGATGAAGTCAGCTAACTTGTCATACTCTTCATCCATTTTTCTCATTAGGTTCTTCTGGTCTTGAGACCAAGTACCTCTACCAATATCCCGTGTTGGTCTGTGTTGATGTAAATATTTAATAGGCACATTCTGAACAATACTGTCAGGTGCCATCACGTTCAAGTCTTCTATGTTTGCCACAGGTATTTTTCCAACAAATTCGGGAACAGCTTTGTATGGTTTAATGCCGTTTAACTTAGGTATCAATTGATCCTCAATAGAGGCTTGTACTTTCTCAAATTGTGCCCTATCTGCTCCCGTTTTTTCAATCTCACTAGAACCAGCTTTTTTCCTAGTATCAAACCCGTTGAAAATCCAACCACCGAATTTTGGTTGTCCCTTTTTTGGCAATATTTGATCGTATGAATTAGATTGAAGAAAACGAGTCTTACCTTGTTCCCAATCTTCTATAAATCTGGGTAAAACCTGTCCAATTAAACCGACACAATATGCCGAAAATAGGTCGGCTGTACAGGGAACCAGAAAATAATCGGAAGAATATAGTGCTGCTCTGACAAGTGTATTAAAAGATGGCGGCAAATCTATTAATACAAAATCATATAGAGTTTGATATTCTTTCTCTATTGCATCAACTAAGCTGGAAGGCATTAAAAAGCGATATAAACCAGCGCCTCCAATAACATCAGTACCAACATTGAGAATATCAGAAAAGTTATTGAGCCAAAAATCACCTGGCACAATATCTAATTTGCCCTTGGCCGGAGCAACTTTTGGTTTATCAATGTAAGGAACTCCTGGGGCACTCTGTTGAATATAAGGGAGAGCGAATGAGCGAATAGTTTTGCCATAGGGTAATTCTTTTGAACTTTCTAAAAAACTTGAAAATCCCTCATTGCCTAGTGCAGCAATAGATAAATTACACTGAGGATCAAAATCAATAGCAAGAACTTTCTTATCTTTTTCTGCTAATGAAGTAGCAAGATTCCAAATAGTTGTTGTTTTCCCAACGCCACCTTTATTGTTAAAAAGTGCTATTAGCTTTGCCATTGGTACCTCCTTACTTCTGAGCCAATTAAGTACTTGTCTTCGTTGGAATACTGGTCCAGACTGTAGTTGTTTTATAGGAACAGGAAAATTGGAATATCGCTTTCTCCAGTTTCCTACAGCAGCAGGACTAACATTTGCTATTTGAGCTATTTCGTACAACCCAATCAGATCGTCATTGTGCATAGGGCTACACAATCAGCATTTTTGTGAACTTTATTCACAAATTATTGTGAACGATATTCACGGCTGTGTCAAGAGGCTCTGTGAACTTAATTCACAAGAGATGATCGAGGCAGGCTCTCTATCGCTAAGGAATAGCGTAAGGTTTGGGTAGCACCCAGATATCAGCCTACTCGTCCTTCCACTCATCCCATTATCGATGCGGCATTTTGCCGTATAATATAGAAACCATCCGATCGTCAATTCACCATGCCTAGAGCCACTCCCTCCCAACCATCAGCCCGATTAGAAGCTCGCGTCAGCCCAGAAATTAAAGCCATTTGGCAAAAAGCGGCTGACTTAGAAGGGCTTACTTTGACAGATTTCGTCATCGCTAGCGTTCAAGCAGCAGCTTCCAAGGTGATCGAACAGCACCAAACACTCAAACTTAACCTTGAGGATAGTGAAGCTTTTGTGAATACTCTCCTGAATCCGCCGCCGCCAAATGAAGCACTGAAAGCAGCCGCTTTGCGTTACAAACAAGTGATGAATAATGGGACTGACGATCGAACCTCTTGATAGCCGCAAGCATAATCGCTCAACTTTCTGTTGTGGGAAAGAAAGCCTGGACAATTACATCCGCAAACAAGCATCCCAGGATCTCAAGAAGCGAGTGGCAATGGTATTTGTTTTAGTTGATTCTCCCAACACTGATGTTATTGCCTATTACAGCCTTTCTTCCTACACGATCGCATTAACAGAATTGAGCGAATCTTTTGCCAAAATTTTGCCTCGGTATCCCCTACTTCCTGCTACTTTGCTCGGTCGTCTTGCAGTCGATCGCACTCAGCAAGGTAAACGTATAGGTGAGTTAATTTTACTAGACGCGCTTAAGAAAGCACTAGAGGCAACATCACAAGTGGCATCTTTAGCTGTAATAGCAGAAACTTTGGATGAAGAAGCAGTTAAATTTTATCAAAAGTATGGTTTTGAACCGTTTAAACAAAACCCGATGAAACTATATTTACCCATGCAAGCTGTGGAAGTACTTTGTCAAACTTTTAATATCTAGAGGATATTGCTACGCAACGCTAGCCCGATCGCACCATCAAACTATGCCCAAAGTATCAAACTCCTCCTCATAGAGACAGATGAGGGTTTGCGATCGCTATGTCAATATCGAACAATTAAAGGTTGCAGGAGAAGATGATGGCGCTAGAGGGTGTAATTTTAGATGTGGACGGAACTCTGGTTTTAAGCAATGATGCTCACGCACAAGCTTGGGTAGAGGCATTTGCTGACTATGGGTATGAAATTCAGTTTGAAAAAGTGCGCCCCCTCATCGGTATGGGTGGCGATCTGGTAATTCCGAAAATGGTGGCGGAACTCAATAGCGAGGAGGGTGTTGGCAAACAAATTTCCGAGCGCCGCAAGGAATTGATTATCAAGAAATTCTCTTCCCAGTTAGTTTCCGCCAATGGTTCGCGAGAGTTAGTTCAAAAGATGCAGGACGCTGGGTTACATTTAATTATTGCTAGTTCGGCTACTTCGCAAGAGATGGATGTTTTGCTCAAAATTGCCGGTGTAGACGATTTAATTCCGGAACATACAACTTCTAACGATGCAGAAAACTCAAAACCAGCACCGGATATTGTGGAGGTAGCTTTGAAAAAAGCTAACCTGGAACCGGATAAAGCGCTGATGTTGGGCGATACTCCTTACGATATTGAATCTGCTGGAAAAGCGGGAGTAGGAGTTATTGCTTTTCGTTGCGGTGGTTTTAGCGATGAGCAATTGTCTGATGCGATCGCAATCTACGACGATCCAGCGGATCTGCTGCAACAGTACGATCGCTCTCCCCTAGCTGAAATGGCTTCCTAGAGGCTCAGAAACCGGGTTTCTGACAATTCACGCAGATAAACCCGGTTTCTTTTGGCTGACAATCCCTAAATTTTAAACACCTGAAAAATATCTCGATAGCCGTTTTTGGCAGTTGCTTCTAATTCTTTCCTTTCCGTTTCAGTAAAATTAGTTTGCATTTTCCCATCATCGGAAAATACAACTTCTAACCGCCCATTATCATCGAAAATAACAAGATCGCTATTATGGAAAAAGCGAATTGCCCTCACTTTATTATTCTCAAACCAAAATCCTAAACCATCTCCCGCTTCGGTAATAACTTCGGAAGCTTGCACAGGTTGACCGTTGATGGTGCAAATTTGATAGGTTATGTTACCTTGCGTTTTTTTGGTTTCTTGGCAACCTTGAGTGATTTGTTCGAGTAGTCGCACTTTGGTGTTATAAAATGCTTCCTCGGTTGCAGGTTCAATTCGATTGCCTAACGAACAAACATAACCTGATATAGTTGCTTGTAGGCTATCTGTTTCAATATTTTGCCATGTTGCATTGGGTAAGGAAACGAAACTAGCCTTAGTTTTAGATTCAAACGAGCCTTGACGAATTGACCTTTGTTTGTTAGTTACGCAATCTGTTTCTATGCGACCGTAAGTACCGTCAGGTTGAATCAAATCGTAGGTGATTACACTTTGACTTTCATCTAATTTTATGCTATTCGTGTCAATGTAGATCGGTTCAGATCCGGTATCTGGAACGGCTTGCCATTTTGCACCGGTGAAATCTGCGGATAAATTTTGATAGGAGGCGATCGCAGAATTTGGCAGAAACCCGAAAGCGATCGAAGCAAAAGATAGGAATCGGAAAAGTTTCTTATGTTTTGTCGTGGTGAGTTGCATGAAGGTAATCGCTATTTTCTGTTATTCTTAACCTGTTTTTGGTTGGCTTTAACTGCCCTATATTCTACAATGAATGGGGGAATAGGCTTGAAAAACCGGGTTTCTTTACGCAAGAACTAGGGTTTCGGGTTTAGCTATTTGCAAGAAACCCGGTTTTGACGCCTGGTGCAAGATGTGCGTAAGTCCTATATACATCAATTACGATCGGCAGATTCAAACTGATAAACATAAAACAAGCGGCTCAATTTTTGCAGCAAACATCCTCCGAATCCCAACCTTGCATAAAAAAATAGCTCGCTTTTTTGGCGTGTCGAGTCAGGATGAGCGATTCTATTACCGAATCGTGATTGGAAATGGGGGAATGGACGCTCTCGCCAATGACTGAGAGGATTTGAGTAGAAGCAATTGGTAATTGTGCTTTTTGTTTGCGCCTAGATATGGCCCCTCTTTGTTCCAGAAAGAAGGTTAGAAATGCGTAAAATGCCGGGATTGCTGGCGACTAAATCTCAACTGTAATTGTTCGGCTATAGTGTTGAATGATGGTTTAGCGAATGGTGATGACTGAGGAAGAACTGCTGCGGGTAATTGAACAGGCGGCGGGGGAGGGGTGGACGGAACTCGACCTCTCTGGCAAGGAATTGACGGTTTTGCCGCCTGAGATTGGCAAGTTGACTCAACTCAAAAAACTGATTCTCGGTAAATATGAGTATGACGAAGATGGCGATATCGTCGGTCCTATCGGGAATGAGTTAAAGGCTTTACCTGCGGAAATTGGAGAACTCAAGCAGCTTGAAGAACTTTGGATAGTTGACAATCAACTGAGCCAACTGCCAGCAGAATTCGGTCAACTGACCAATCTGCAATCCCTCTACCTCAGCGACAATCAACTGAGCCAACTGCCAGCAGAAATCTGTCAACTGACCAATCTGCAATCCCTCAACCTCTACAACAATCAACTGAGCCAACTGCCAGCAGAATTCGGTCAACTGACCAATCTGCAATCCCTCTACCTCTACAACAATCAACTGAGCCAACTGCCAGCAGAATTCGGTCAACTGACCAATCTGCAATCCCTCGACCTCAGCGACAATCAACTGAGCCAACTGCCAGCAGAAATCTGTCAACTGACCAATCTGCAATCCCTCGACCTCAGCAGCAATCAACTGAGCCAACTGCCAGCAGAAATCTGTCAACTGACCAATCTGCAATCCCTCAACCTCTACAACAATCAACTGAGCCAACTGCCAGCAGAATTCGGTCAACTGACCAATCTGCAATCCCTCTACCTCAGAGGCAATCCAGTCCCTATTCCACCGGAAATTTTGGCTTCAGGGAATGCAAAAGAAATCCTCGATTTCTATTTCCGGACACAAGACCCAAAAGAAACCGAACCTTTCTACGAAGCAAAATTCTTGATTATCGGTGAAGGGGGAGCAGGTAAAACCTCTTTAGCCAAGAAAATTGAAGACGAAGCTTACGAACTCCAACCAGAGGAGAAATCAACCGAAGGTATTGACGTACTGCGATGGGATTTCCCACACAACGGACAAAATTTTCGCGTCAATATCTGGGACTTTGGCGGACAGGAAATTTACCACCAAACTCACCAATTTTTCCTTACCGAACGTTCTCTTTATGCCTTAGTTGCAGACAGTCGCAAGGAAAACACAGACTTTTATTGGTGGCTCAAAGTCGTCGAATTGTTAAGCAATAATAGCCCCGTTATCATCATCGAAAATGAAAAACAAGACCGGAAATGCGAGATCGACGTGCGCCAGTTGCGCGGAGAATTCACTAACCTAAAAGAAGCACTGCCAACCAACTTAGCCACCAATCGCGGTCTATCAGAAATAAAGAAAAATATTCAGCTTTACATCAGTAATCTTCCCCACGTCGGTACACCTTTACCAAAACTCTGGGTAAGAGTTCGTTCTGCCCTAGAAAACGATTCCCGCAACTACATTAGCCTGGAAGAATACCGCACTATTTGCCGACACAATAAATTAACTGACAGCAAAGATATGCTGCGGTTGAGTCAATATTTGCATGACCTTGGCGTTTGCCTCCACTTCCAAAAAGACCCTGTACTAAAAAATACCATCATCCTCAAACCGGAATGGGGCACAACTGCGGTTTACAAAGTGTTGGACAATAAAAAAGTAAAGGAAAATCTGGGCCGTTTCACACAGAATGACCTCGAAGATATTTGGCATGAAAACGAATATGCCGATATGCGAGATGAATTGCTGCATCTAATGATGCGGTTCAAACTTTGCTACCCAATTCCCAATTCTCCCAACACCTACATTGCCCCTCAACTACTCGATATCAACCAACATGAGTATAATTGGGATGAAACCAACAACCTAATTTTGCGCTACGAATACGAGTTCATGCCTAAAGGCATCCTCACCCGTTTTATTGTAGAAACCCACCCTTGGATTGAACAACAAAAGCTGGTTTGGCGAAGCGGCGTTATCCTCAACAAAGACCAAACTCGCGCCGAAGTCATCGAAAACTACAATCAACGAGAAATTAAAATTCGCGTATCAGGAAACCGCAAAAAAGAACTGTTAGCAGTCGTCACCCACGAACTAGAAAAAATCCACCAA
This is a stretch of genomic DNA from Aerosakkonema funiforme FACHB-1375. It encodes these proteins:
- a CDS encoding GNAT family N-acetyltransferase yields the protein MGLTIEPLDSRKHNRSTFCCGKESLDNYIRKQASQDLKKRVAMVFVLVDSPNTDVIAYYSLSSYTIALTELSESFAKILPRYPLLPATLLGRLAVDRTQQGKRIGELILLDALKKALEATSQVASLAVIAETLDEEAVKFYQKYGFEPFKQNPMKLYLPMQAVEVLCQTFNI
- a CDS encoding type II toxin-antitoxin system TacA family antitoxin; this encodes MPRATPSQPSARLEARVSPEIKAIWQKAADLEGLTLTDFVIASVQAAASKVIEQHQTLKLNLEDSEAFVNTLLNPPPPNEALKAAALRYKQVMNNGTDDRTS
- a CDS encoding HAD family hydrolase encodes the protein MALEGVILDVDGTLVLSNDAHAQAWVEAFADYGYEIQFEKVRPLIGMGGDLVIPKMVAELNSEEGVGKQISERRKELIIKKFSSQLVSANGSRELVQKMQDAGLHLIIASSATSQEMDVLLKIAGVDDLIPEHTTSNDAENSKPAPDIVEVALKKANLEPDKALMLGDTPYDIESAGKAGVGVIAFRCGGFSDEQLSDAIAIYDDPADLLQQYDRSPLAEMAS
- a CDS encoding ParA family protein translates to MAKLIALFNNKGGVGKTTTIWNLATSLAEKDKKVLAIDFDPQCNLSIAALGNEGFSSFLESSKELPYGKTIRSFALPYIQQSAPGVPYIDKPKVAPAKGKLDIVPGDFWLNNFSDILNVGTDVIGGAGLYRFLMPSSLVDAIEKEYQTLYDFVLIDLPPSFNTLVRAALYSSDYFLVPCTADLFSAYCVGLIGQVLPRFIEDWEQGKTRFLQSNSYDQILPKKGQPKFGGWIFNGFDTRKKAGSSEIEKTGADRAQFEKVQASIEDQLIPKLNGIKPYKAVPEFVGKIPVANIEDLNVMAPDSIVQNVPIKYLHQHRPTRDIGRGTWSQDQKNLMRKMDEEYDKLADFIITHF
- a CDS encoding CopG family ribbon-helix-helix protein yields the protein MKTDISLPDQIFEEAEALAQQLGMSRSELYTEALKAYLRRYNRERTLSKLNEVYSQQSSDLDTVMATMQFMSLPKENW
- a CDS encoding type II toxin-antitoxin system PemK/MazF family toxin, with translation MYRGEIWWAQLPDPIGSEPGYRRPVLIIQDDTFTQSRIRTVIVVIITSNIELANAPGNVLLPRDATGLPRDSVVNVSQIFTVDKAFLTERIGALPVSLQEEVDEGLRTVLYL